CGATTGAAAAATTGCACCTGGGCAAAAAATAACCCTTAAAAATTAAGGGATGAATACCTGAGTAAAATAGTCAAATAAATACTTGACCGTTTTACTCGGGTATGGAAAAATCTATCCATTGTAAAAGTGTGGATACGGTGTGTTATGAAACTGACCTCTAAGGGAAGATATGCGGTAACAGCAATGCTGGATGTGGCGCTGCATTCGCAAAAAAGTCCTGTTCCTCTGGCTGACATTTCTGAGCGTCAGGGGATTTCGCTCTCTTATCTTGAGCAGCTTTTTTCTAAATTGCGTAAAGCAGGCTTAGTTGCCAGTGTGCGTGGTCCTGGTGGTGGTTACCGCCTAGGCGCTGATGCTTTCTCCATTTCTATTGGTACGGTGATCGCGGCGGTTGATGAGTCGGTTGATGCGACCAAGTGTCAAGGCAAAGGTGACTGCCAAGGCGGCACGCGTTGCCTAACACACACACTATGGCGTGATTTAAGCTCGCGTATTAGTGACTTCTTGAACAACATCACTCTTGGTGAGTTGATGAGCGACAATGAAGTCCTCGAAATTTCTGACCGTCAGGAGATAACCCTAGCGGTAAATCATGGGTTGGCTAACAAAAATACAAGCACCGCGCCCATCGGTGTAAATTTCCGCTCTTAAGCGGTCAGCATGTTTACATTGGAGTGAAGAATGAAACTGCCTATTTATCTAGACTATTCGGCAACGTGCCCCGTTGATCCTCGCGTCGCTGAGAAAATGGTTCAGCACATGACGATGGACGGTATTTTTGGTAACCCGGCGTCACGTTCTCATCGTTACGGTTGGCAGGCGGAAGAAGCGGTCGACACCGCTCGTGAGCAAATTGCCGATCTGCTTAATGCAGACCCACGTGAAATTGTTTTCACTTCGGGTGCAACCGAGTCAGATAACCTGGCAATCAAAGGCGCGGCCCATTTCTATTCAAAGCAAGGCAAGCACATTATTACTTGCAAAACAGAGCACAAAGCGGTGCTCGACACGACTCGCCAACTAGAGCGTGAAGGTTTTGAAGTGACTTACCTTGAGCCTGAAGCGAACGGCATCATCGATCTGAACAAACTCGAAGCCGCGATGCGTGACGACACAGTTCTCGTCTCCATCATGCACGTCAACAATGAAATTGGCGTGATTCAAGACATCGCTGCGATTGGTGAATTGTGCCGTGCGCGCAAGATCATTTTCCACGTGGATGCTGCGCAATCTGCCGGTAAAGTGCCGATTGACGTTCAAGCGATGAAAGTGGACTTGATTTCACTCTCAGCACACAAGATTTATGGTCCGAAAGGTATCGGCGCACTCTACATACGCCGTAAACCACGTATTCGTCTTGAGTCACAAATGCATGGCGGCGGTCATGAGCGCGGTTTCCGCTCTGGCACTCTGGCTACTCACCAAATCGTTGGCATGGGTGAAGCGTTCCGTATCGCCAAAGAAGAGATGCAAAAAGATTACGACCATGCATTGGCATTGCGTAACCGTCTGCTTGATGGCGTTAAAGACATGGAAGCGGTCACGGTCAACGGCGATCTTGATCTGCGCGTCCCACATAACCTCAACGTCAGTTTCGCTTTCGTTGAAGGCGAGTCTCTACTGATGTCGCTAAAAGATCTCGCGGTTTCATCAGGCAGTGCGTGTACTTCAGCCAGCCTTGAGCCATCTTACGTGCTGCGTGCACTTGGCTTGAATGACGAACTGGCTCACAGCTCGATTCGTTTCTCCTTTGGTCGTTTTACCACCGAAGAAGAGATTGACTACGTTATTGAACAGATCCGTGTAGCCGTAAACAAGCTACGCGACATGTCTCCTCTATGGGATATGTACAAAGATGGGGTTGACTTGAACACGGTTGAGTGGGCGCACCACTAAGCACAAGTTAATCCAGAGCAATTTATAGAGGATTCGAGGGAAATATCATGGCATACAGCGAAAAAGTAATTGATCACTACGAGAACCCACGTAACGTTGGTTCGTTTGACAAAGACGACCCGTCTATCGGTAGTGGTATGGTTGGCGCACCCGCTTGTGGTGACGTAATGAAACTGCAGATCAAAGTGACGCCAGAAGGCATCATCGAAGACGCGAAGTTTAAAACCTACGGTTGTGGCAGTGCGATCGCATCCAGCTCACTGGTTACTGAGTGGGTGAAAGGCAAGAGCATTGAAGAAGCGGCGTCGATCAAAAACTCTGAGATAGCCGAAGAGTTAGAGTTGCCACCAGTGAAAGTGCACTGCTCTATTCTCGCCGAAGACGCGATTAAAGCCGCAGTTGCGGATTACAAGAAAAAACACCAACTTTAAGCCACTCTTTACAGCTATAATGGGAGCCTTTTCGCTCCCATTAGAATCGTCAACACATTAACTAAGGTGCAGTATGGCCGTTACACTAACAGAAAGCGCAGCAAGTCGAGTAAGAGCATTCCTTGATAACCGTGGTAAAGGGATTGGTTTGCGTCTGGGAGTGAAAACCACTGGCTGTTCAGGTATGGCGTATGTGCTGGAATTTGTTGATGAACTGAATGAAGAAGACGAAGTATTCGAACATTCAGGCGTGAAAGTGATTATCGACAAAAAGAGTTTGGTGTATCTCGACGGCACCCAGCTTGACTATGTCAAAGAAGGGTTGAACGAAGGTTTTGAGTTCAATAACCCGAATGTGAAAAGTGAATGTGGTTGTGGTGAAAGCTTCAACGTCTAACGACTGAAGTTCTGGGCCTGATGGCTCAGAACGTTTAATCAAGGGCCAGAACTCGATGAATCACTTTGAACTATTTGGGCTACCAACTCAGTATCAGCTGGATGGTAGCCTTCTTTCTTCTCAGTTCCGGGAATTGCAAAAGCGTTTCCATCCGGATAACTTTGCCACCGCTTCTGAGCGGGATCGCTTGCTGGCGGTGCAAAAAGCGGCACAAATCAACGACGCTTACCAAGTTTTGAAACATCCCATTTCTCGCGCGGAATATTTATTGGCGCAAAATGGGGTGGAAATTCGTGGTGAGCAACAAACTTTACAAGACCCGATGTTCCTCATGGAGCAGATGGAGCTGAGAGAAGAGCTCGAAGCGATCCCAAGCGCTTCAGACGCACAAGATGTATTGGCGGAATTTGATGCTCGAGTGAGCAAAATGTATAAGCAGCATCTGAGTGCGATAGAGCAAGAGCTTAACGATACTCTGTGGCAGCAAGCCGCAGATCGTGTTCGTAAGCTGAAATTTATTGCCAAATTAAAGAACGAAATCGAACTAGTGGAAGAGAAGCTCTTCGGCTAGTTGAAAAACAAGGATCCATCATGGCATTACTTCAAATCGCAGAACCGGGTCAGAGCTCGGCACCTCATGAGCACAAGCTCGCGGCTGGTATTGATCTCGGCACAACCAATTCACTGGTTGCTTCGGTACGAAGTGGTGAGGCCACCACATTAAAAGATGAGCAAGGGCGAAGCCTGTTGCCTTCGGTTGTGAATTACGCCGGTGAAACGCTTTTGGTCGGATATGAGGCAAAAGCCCAAGCGGAAATTCAACCAGAAGAGACGGTCATCTCCGTTAAACGTCTGCTTGGCCGCTCATTGCAAGACATTCAGGCGCGCTATCCTTCTTTGCCTTATCAGTTCAAGAGCAGTGAGAATGGTTTGCCAGTGCTGTGCACTCAGCAAGGCGATAAAAACCCGATTGAAGTGTCGGCAGACATTCTCAAAGTACTGGCAAAACGCGCGGAAGAGACACTCGGTGGCGAACTCGCTGGTGTGGTGATTACCGTTCCTGCTTATTTTGATGATGCGCAGCGTGCTGGCACGAAAGATGCCGCCAAGCTTGCTGGTTTACACGTGTTGCGTCTGCTCAATGAACCGACGGCGGCGGCGATTGCGTATGGGCTAGATTCTGGTCAGGAAGGCGTGATTGCCGTCTACGATTTGGGCGGCGGTACTTTTGATATCTCCATTTTACGTCTTTCGAAAGGGGTGTTTGAGGTATTGGCAACGGGGGGGGATTCCGCACTCGGCGGCGATGACTTTGACCATCTGCTAGCAGATTATCTCAAAGAGAAAGCAGGGCTGGTTTCCCCGCTCTCTGCTGAGCAAAATCGGGTTCTGCTCAATATTGCCACGGCAACCAAAATCGCTTTTTCTGAAAAAGAAAGTGTTGAGGTTGATGTCTTTGGCTGGAAGGGTGAGGTCACCCGTGAGCAGTTTGAAGATCTCATTCGTCCGTTAGTGAAAAAAACCTTGATGTCCTGTCGCCGCGCGCTGAAAGATGCTGATGTTGAAACGGACGAAGTGTTGCAAGTGGTGATGGTTGGCGGCTCAACTCGCACCTTATTGGTGCGTGAGATGGTCGGCGAATTTTTCGGACGTACACCACTGACTAACATTAATCCAGACGAAGTCGTGGCAATTGGTGCGGGTATTCAGGCTGACATTTTGGCTGGTAACAAGCCGGATTCAGAGATGCTATTGCTGGATGTGATCCCGCTCTCACTCGGCATTGAAACCATAGGTGGTTTGGTGGAGAAAATTATCCCGCGCAATACCACTATTCCTGTCGCGCGCGCTCAGGAGTTCACCACGTTTAAAGATGGTCAAACCGCAATGAGCGTGCACGTGGTGCAAGGTGAGCGCGAAATGGTCGGCGATTGCCGCTCGCTGGCTCGCTTCTCGCTTAAAGGCATTCCGCCTATGACGGCAGGGGCTGCACATATTCGCGTGACTTATCAAGTGGATGCCGACGGTCTTCTATCAGTAACCGCCATGGAAAAGAGCACTGGAGTTCAGTCTGAAATCCAAGTCAAGCCGTCTTATGGCCTGAGCGATAATGAAGTGGCCAACATGTTGCGTGACTCGATGACCTACGCCAAAGAAGACATGCAAGCGCGTGCGCTGGCTGAGCAACGAGTCGAAGCTGACCGCGTGATTGAAGGGCTGATTTCTGCGCTGCAAGCGGATGGCGATGCGCTGCTTAGCGAAGAAGAAAAACAGGCGCTAATGCAAGCGATTGAATCTTTGATTGCGCTGCGTAACGGCGATGATGCCACTGCGATCGAGCAGGGAATTAAAGATACCGATAAAGCGAGCCAAGATTTTGCATCGCGTCGCATGGATAAATCGATCCGTGCCGCTCTGGCTGGCCAGTCAATCGACACTATTTAAGAGATAAAAAGTATGCCTAAGATTATTGTACTGCCTCATGAAGATCTATGCCCTGAAGGCGCGGTGTTAGAAGCCCAAGCAGGTGAGACTGTGCTGGATGTGGCACTGAAAAACGGGATTGCGATTGAACACGCGTGTGAGAAATCTTGCGCCTGTACAACCTGTCACGTGATTATCCGTGAAGGCTTTGACTCTCTTGATGAAAGTGACGAATTAGAAGACGACATGCTCGATAAAGCTTGGGGGCTTGAGCCGGAATCTCGCCTTGGCTGCCAAGCGAAGATCGCTGATGAAGATCTGGTGGTTGAGATCCCGAAATATACGCTTAACCACGCATCGGAAGATCACTAATTATTGCCATACAAAGGCTGCTTGGCTAAATGCACTGAGGAAAAGTTATGAAATGGACAGATTCGCGAGACATCGCTATCGAACTGTGTGAAAAGTTCCCAAATACGGATCCTAAGACGGTTCGCTTTACCGACTTGCATCAGTGGATCCTAGAATTGGACGATTTTGACGATGAACCAAACCGTTCCAATGAAAAAATCCTCGAAGCGGTTATCTTGTGCTGGCTGGATGAGTGGCAATAAAACCCAGCTCAGTTAACAATTTTTATTAAAAAATACGGACCTTATGGTCCGTTTTTTTATCAAGTTGACATTTCTGCCCTACATAATGCTAACATCCGTGGGTTATTAAAAAAGAAAGGCGTAGGTAACGCCGTTATAAGGCAAGGAGAAACCATGTCTACACAGATGTCTGTATATTTAAGCCAGGAGGCTGCAGCTCCACAGTGGGGTGAAAAAGCACTGGTCTCGTTCAATGACAACGGGGCGACCATTCACCTCGGAGAAAAGACCGACTTGGTGAAAATCCAACGTGCGGCACGTAAATTCGATGGACAAGGCGTAAAAGCGGTGATGCTCGTGGGCGACGGGTGGAACCTTGATGCCGTTTGGGCATTTTATCAGGGCTATCGCAGTCCAAAGAAACAAAATCAGTTGGAATGGGTTGCGCTCGAAGAAAAAGCGCAAGCGGAATTAGACGCTCGCATTAAAGCAACCGAGTTTACGCGCGATATCATTAACAAGCCGGCAGAAGAAGTCGCGCCACGTCAATTGGCCACCATGGCGGCGGAGTTTATCCGTTCAGTGGCACCAGAAGGCACCGTCACCGCTCGCATCGTCAAAGATAAAGATTTGCTGGCTGAAGGTTGGGAAGGGATTTACGCGGTGGGTCGCGGTTCTGAGCGCACCTCGGCGATGCTACAACTCGACTACAACCCAACCGGTGATGAAAACGCGCCTGTCTGGGCCTGTTTGGTCGGCAAAGGCATCACGTTTGACTCTGGCGGTTACAGCATCAAGCCATCCAACTTTATGGATGCGATGAAAGCGGACATGGGCGGCTCCGGCACTATCACTGGCGGTTTAGGCTTAGCGATCATGCGTGGTCTGAATAAGCGCGTGAAGTTAATATTGTGCTGCGCAGAAAACATGATCTCCGGCCGTGCGCTGAAACTGGGCGATATTATCACCTACAAAAACGGCAAAACGGTTGAAATCATGAACACCGACGCAGAAGGGCGTCTGGTTTTGGCCGACGGTCTGATCTACGCCTGTGAACACAATCCTGAGTTGATCATCGATTGTGCGACACTAACTGGTGCGGCAAAAAATGCACTGGGTAATGACTACCACGCACTTCTGACTTTTGATCAAGCCCTAGCACAACAAGCGCTAGCGGCCGCAGATGAAGAGAAAGAAGGCTTGTGGCCTCTGCCGCTGGCGGAGTTTCATCGTGAAATGTTGCCTTCAAACTTTGCCGACCTGTCGAACATCAGTGGTGGTGATTATTCACCGGGCGCGAGCACCGCAGCGGCGTTTCTTTCTTACTTTGTGGAAGACTACCAAAAAGGTTGGCTGCATTTTGACTGCTCTGGCACGTACCGTAAGTCTGCCAGCGACAAGTGGTCAGCGGGAGCAACCGGCATGGGGGTTTGTACCTTAGCGCGTATTCTCACTGAACAAGCGAGCAAATAAATTCACTAAGGCGGCCGTTTTCGGCTGCTTACTATAACAACGAATGAAGTAAAAGGACTCCTTATGGCTCTAGAGAGAACATTTTCTATTATCAAGCCCGACGCTGTAGAACGTAACCTGATCGGCGAGATTTACCATCGTATCGAGAAAGCGGGTCTGCGTATTATTGCCGCTAAAATGGTGCAACTGAACGACGAACAGGCCAGTGGCTTTTATGCGGAACACGAAGGTAAAGCGTTTTTCCAACCACTCAAAGAGTTTATGACCTCGGGTCCTATTATGGTGCAAGTGTTGGAAGGCGAAAACGCCATCGCTCGTTACCGTGAACTGATGGGAAAAACCAATCCAGAAGAAGCGGCGTGTGGCACGATTCGTGCGGACTATGCGCTGAGCATGCGTCACAACTCAGTGCACGGCAGTGATAGCCCAGCATCGGCTGAGCGTGAAATCGCCTTCTTTTTCCCTGAGTCAGAAATCTGTCCTCGTTAATCGTTTGAGCAGAGCAAACCCAGCCGTAAACGCTGGGTTTTTTGTTTTCTGTGTACTTGTTTTCGCCATTGAGCAAGGTTCTCAAGCAGACGTTAAATTCGGTTAAAAAATAATCGCAGAGGATTTAATCTCTTAGCAAATCCGGGGTTTTACAACCCTTGTTGTCACTGCGTAAAGCCTGTACAATTCGCGCCCTTAATCTTGTTCAGTCATTGAGAGGCAACATGAGCACTGGGAAAATTAATCTACTCGACTTTGATCGCCAAGGCATGCGTGAGCTTTTCGCCCAAGAGTTAGGCGAGAAAGCATTTCGTGCCGATCAGGTTATGAAGTGGATCTACCATTTCGGTGTGGATGACTTCGATAACATGACCAACATCAATAAGAACTTGCGAGAAAAGCTTAAGCAGAAATGTGAAATTGTCGCTCCGGTGGTCTCTGAAGCTCAGCACTCATCGGATGGCACCATCAAGTGGGCAATGCGCGTTGGTGATCAAGATGTTGAAACCGTCTACATTCCTGAAGAAGATCGCGCGACCTTGTGTGTCTCTTCTCAGGTGGGGTGTGCGCTGGAATGTAAATTCTGCTCAACGGCACAGCAAGGTTTTAACCGTAACCTCAAAGTATCGGAAATCATCGGTCAAGTATGGCGTGCCGCGCGTGAAATCGGTCTGGAAAAAGAGACGGGTCGACGTCCAATCACTAACGTGGTGATGATGGGGATGGGTGAGCCACTGCTTAATATGAAAAACCTGATCCCGGCACTGGAAATTATGCTCGATGATCTCGGTTTTGGTCTGTCGAAGCGTCGTGTGACTGTTTCTACCTCTGGCGTGGTCTCTGGCTTGGATCAGATGACGGGCAAAATCGACGTGGCTCTTGCTATCTCTTTGCATGCGCCGAACGACAAACTGCGTAGCGAAATTATGCCGATTAACGATCGTTGGGACATTCAAGACTTCCTAGCATCCGTGCGTCGTTACATCGCGTCATCGAATGCCAATCGCGGCAAAGTGACGGTGGAATACGTTCTACTGGATCACGTTAATGACGGAACCGAGCACGCGCATGAGTTGGCGCAGTTGATGAAAGACACCCCTTGTAAGATCAACTTGATCCCATTCAACCCGTACCCAGGTTCGCCATATAAAAAACCAAGCAACTCGCGTATTGACCGCTTTCAAAAAACCTTGATGCAATACGAGCACACCGTCACTATCCGTAAAACTCGTGGGGATGATATCGATGCTGCGTGTGGCCAATTGGTCGGTGATGTGATTGATCGAACCAAACGTACTGCGGTGCTCAAAGCGGCTAAAGGGGAAACCATCGAAGTTCGCGCGCTGTAACCGTCTCCTATCTAAGTCAGCCAGAGCCATGCTCTGGCTGTTTTATTTCAATCTTCGGGCACTTTTTGTCCACCATTTCTTGCCATTTCCAGCGTTATTGGACGATAGTTCGAATTTCTTGTGTCAAGTTTTGGACAAAAGCTTGAGCTGAGGGTAAATTTCTCAGCAAAGAGTTTTTGTCAATTCAAGACATTGGCTTATCATGAGTAAAGCATGTTTAGCCTTGGCGGATAAAATGTGCTAGAAATCTTCCCAATAGCACAATACTCAGTAGCCAGTTCGGTTCGAGGGAAGTCTCTTTATAATCTGATCTACAGATTGTTCACTCTTAGGCACACGCAAAAATAACGATAGAGAAAAAGAGAGTGCGGGTGTTAATTAAAAAAGATTTTAAGAAGTTATGACGACAGAAAACGAAAATTTAGCACAAACATCCCATGACACCGCTCCGGCAATTGAAGTCGGCACGTTGCTTAAGCGTAAGCGCGAAGAGCTGGGTTATAGCCAAAAACAAGTGGCGGATCGCCTGCGGTTGCGTTTGGCGGTGATAGAACAAATCGATAGCAACCAACTTGCCACCGATCAAGTAGCCACCTTTACCCGTGGCTATTTACGCTCTTATGCCCGATTGGTTGGCGTGGACGAAGCGGTTGTTTTAGCCGCTTTGGATGATGCGGGCGATGCACAGCACCAAGAGCAGGAGATGCAAAGTTTTTCTCGCAAGACCAAAACGGAAAAACACAACAGCCGTATCATGCTCATCACCTGGGGCGTGTTTATCATTATTATCGGGATTTCTTCCCTGTGGTGGTGGCAAAACCAACGAGATAACAGTCTTTCCCAATCGGTGAATGATACTTCGGCAGTCGAGGTACCAGCGGTGGTGGAAGAGAGCGAAAACATACCCGCGCTAGATGACGTGGTCATGCAAGAACTGACGGTTGCTCCTGAGGAGGTCGATCCTTCTGTTGTTGAGGAACCATTTCCAGACGCAACGCCTGATGTAGAGCTTGTTGAAGAGCCTGCTGCGGTTGAAGCCGAAGTGGCTGAATCCGTGCAAACTTCTCCTACGTTGGCAAGCGATCAACAAATGATCACCATGACCTTTGAAGCCGATTGCTGGATCCAAGTGAAAGACGCACAGGGCAATACATTGATTTCTGGTATCCGCAAAGCGGGACAAGATCTTGAGCTCTCAGGAGAAGCTCCGTTTAAAGTCATTTTAGGTGCGCCAGAAGGCGTCGCCATGACATTTGCAAGTGAACCTGTCGACCTTTCTCGGTATACTGCAGGCAAAGTAGCAAGATTCACCTTACCTTTATAAAGAATTATGCACAACGAATCTCCAATTATCCGTCGTAAATCGACGCGTATCTACGTGGGTAATGTTCCTATTGGTGATGGCGCACCGATCGCGGTGCAGTCCATGACGAATACCCGAACCACCGACGTTGAAGCCACGGTCGCACAAATCAAAGCACTGGAAAAAGTGGGTGCTGATATTGTTCGTGTTTCTGTGCCAACCATGGATGCCGCTGAAGCATTTAAACTGATTAAGCAGCAGGTATCGGTGCCGTTGGTGGCCGACATTCATTTCGACTATCGCATCGCCCTAAAAGTGGCGGAATACGGTGTCGATTGTTTGCGAATTAACCCTGGCAACATAGGGAACGAGGAGCGTATTCGCTCGGTGGTTGATTGCGCCCGCGATAAAAATATCCCGATCCGCATTGGTGTTAATGGCGGTTCTCTGGAAAAAGATCTGCAAATGAAATATGGCGAACCGACCCCAGCCGCTTTGGTGGAGTCGGCGATGCGCCACGTTGATATCCTAGACCGTCTCAACTTTGATCAGTTTAAAGTCAGCGTCAAAGCATCGGATGTATTCCTTGCGGTTGATTCCTACCGCCTGCTGGCAAAGAAAATCGATCAACCACTGCATTTGGGGATTACCGAAGCAGGTGGCGCGCGCGCGGGCTCGGTGAAGTCAGCTGTTGGCCTTGGTATGCTGCTGGCCGAAGGCATTGGCGACACCTTGCGTATCTCGCTGGCGGCTAATCCGGTTGAAGAGATCAAAGTCGGCTTTGATATCCTCAAATCGCTGCGTATTCGCTCTCGAGGTATCAACTTTATTGCCTGTCCTTCGTGTTCGCGTCAGGAATTTGATGTTATCAATACAGTGAATGCGTTAGAAGAGCGCTTAGAGGACATCATCACACCGATGGATGTCTCGATCATCGGTTGCGTGGTGAATGGCCCGGGCGAAGCGGAAGTGTCTCACCTTGGCCTTGCGGGCAGCAACAAGAAGAGCGCTTTCTATGAAGACGGTAAGCGTCAGAAAGAGCGTTTCGATAACGATGACTTGGTGAATCAGTTGGAAGCAAAAATTCGTGCTAAAGCGGCGCGGATGGACGCAAGCAACCGCATCGACGTGAAAGTTCACGATTAATCTCAGTACCCGTTACGGTTCAGCAAACGAACGGGTAGTCAGCAACATTACGGTAACTATTGTGGCAAAAACAATTCAAGCAATCCGAGGTATGAACGACTGCCTCCCAACTCAATCACCGCTGTGGCAGAAATTAGAAAACACAGTGAAGAATGTCATCAGCGCCTACGGCTACAATGAAGTGCGCATGCCAATTGTTGAGATGACCCATCTGTTTAGCCGCGCTATTGGTGAAGTGACCGATGTGGTTGAGAAAGAGATGTACACCTTTGAGGATCGCAACGGCGATAGCCTGACCTTGCGTCCGGAAGGCACCGCGGGCTGTGTCCGTGCCGGGATCGAAAATGGTCTTTTGTACAATCAAGAGCAACGTTTGTGGTACATCGGGCCGATGTTCCGTCATGAGCGCCCGCAAAAAGGTCGTTATCGCCAATTCCACCAGTGTGGTGTTGAAGTGTTCGGCTTGGATGGCCCAGATGTGGATGCTGAACTTATCATGATGACCGCGCGCCTATGGCGTGAACTGGGCATCGACAAGCACGTGCGCTTAGAGTTGAACTCGATTGGTTCATTGGAAGCGCGTGCCAACTACCGCAGCGCATTGATTGAGTTTCTTGAGCAACACATCGAAGTGCTTGATGAAGACTGTAAACGCCGTATGCACACCAACCCACTGCGCGTGCTGGATTCTAAAAATCCAGAGGTGCAGGCAATTTTAGGTGATGCGCCATGTCTGGCCGATTATTTGGATGAAGAGTCCAAGCAACATTTTGCAGGTTTGTGTGAACTTCTTGACGCCGCGGGTATCGAATACACAGTCAATCAGCGCCTCGTTCGCGGCCTGGATTATTACAATCGTACGGTTTTTGAGTGGATTACTGAGAGCTTAGGTTCGCAAGGCACTGTGTGTGGAGGTGGTCGTTACGATGGCCTCGTTGAGCAACTTGGCGGTAAGCCAACGACAGCGGTTGGTTTTGCCATGGGGCTTGAGCGCTTAGTATTGATGCTCGAAACTCTAGAACTGACGGACGTGCGTCGCAGTGTCGATGTGTACGTAGTAACCGCAGGTGAAGGGACTATGATGGCAGGCATGAAGCTGGCTGAGCAATTACGTGAATCGCTTCCCGGCGTGCGGGTAATGAATCACTTTGGCGGTGGCAACTTCAAGAAGCAGTTCAAGCGTGCAGACAAAGCCGGCGCAGTAGTTGCGCTCGTGCTGGGCGAACATGAAGTGGCCGATAGTACCGTTGTGCTGAAAGATCTCGCGGGTGGTGAGCAAAACACCTATGCGCAAGCTGAAGTGGCGGCAAAAATCGCTGAACTGATCTAAGTGCAGCAATTTCGAATTTAAATGGCAGGAAAACCTGCCATTTTTGAAGTTTTAAAGAGGACAGGAAGTGGAAGTTTACAATACTGAAGAAGAACAAGTAGAAGCGATAAAAGAGTGGTGGAAAGAGAATGGCAAAGCCGTGATTATCGGCGCTGTTG
The Vibrio navarrensis DNA segment above includes these coding regions:
- a CDS encoding bifunctional tRNA (adenosine(37)-C2)-methyltransferase TrmG/ribosomal RNA large subunit methyltransferase RlmN, translated to MSTGKINLLDFDRQGMRELFAQELGEKAFRADQVMKWIYHFGVDDFDNMTNINKNLREKLKQKCEIVAPVVSEAQHSSDGTIKWAMRVGDQDVETVYIPEEDRATLCVSSQVGCALECKFCSTAQQGFNRNLKVSEIIGQVWRAAREIGLEKETGRRPITNVVMMGMGEPLLNMKNLIPALEIMLDDLGFGLSKRRVTVSTSGVVSGLDQMTGKIDVALAISLHAPNDKLRSEIMPINDRWDIQDFLASVRRYIASSNANRGKVTVEYVLLDHVNDGTEHAHELAQLMKDTPCKINLIPFNPYPGSPYKKPSNSRIDRFQKTLMQYEHTVTIRKTRGDDIDAACGQLVGDVIDRTKRTAVLKAAKGETIEVRAL
- a CDS encoding RodZ domain-containing protein, whose translation is MTTENENLAQTSHDTAPAIEVGTLLKRKREELGYSQKQVADRLRLRLAVIEQIDSNQLATDQVATFTRGYLRSYARLVGVDEAVVLAALDDAGDAQHQEQEMQSFSRKTKTEKHNSRIMLITWGVFIIIIGISSLWWWQNQRDNSLSQSVNDTSAVEVPAVVEESENIPALDDVVMQELTVAPEEVDPSVVEEPFPDATPDVELVEEPAAVEAEVAESVQTSPTLASDQQMITMTFEADCWIQVKDAQGNTLISGIRKAGQDLELSGEAPFKVILGAPEGVAMTFASEPVDLSRYTAGKVARFTLPL
- the ispG gene encoding flavodoxin-dependent (E)-4-hydroxy-3-methylbut-2-enyl-diphosphate synthase, which gives rise to MHNESPIIRRKSTRIYVGNVPIGDGAPIAVQSMTNTRTTDVEATVAQIKALEKVGADIVRVSVPTMDAAEAFKLIKQQVSVPLVADIHFDYRIALKVAEYGVDCLRINPGNIGNEERIRSVVDCARDKNIPIRIGVNGGSLEKDLQMKYGEPTPAALVESAMRHVDILDRLNFDQFKVSVKASDVFLAVDSYRLLAKKIDQPLHLGITEAGGARAGSVKSAVGLGMLLAEGIGDTLRISLAANPVEEIKVGFDILKSLRIRSRGINFIACPSCSRQEFDVINTVNALEERLEDIITPMDVSIIGCVVNGPGEAEVSHLGLAGSNKKSAFYEDGKRQKERFDNDDLVNQLEAKIRAKAARMDASNRIDVKVHD
- the hisS gene encoding histidine--tRNA ligase, producing MAKTIQAIRGMNDCLPTQSPLWQKLENTVKNVISAYGYNEVRMPIVEMTHLFSRAIGEVTDVVEKEMYTFEDRNGDSLTLRPEGTAGCVRAGIENGLLYNQEQRLWYIGPMFRHERPQKGRYRQFHQCGVEVFGLDGPDVDAELIMMTARLWRELGIDKHVRLELNSIGSLEARANYRSALIEFLEQHIEVLDEDCKRRMHTNPLRVLDSKNPEVQAILGDAPCLADYLDEESKQHFAGLCELLDAAGIEYTVNQRLVRGLDYYNRTVFEWITESLGSQGTVCGGGRYDGLVEQLGGKPTTAVGFAMGLERLVLMLETLELTDVRRSVDVYVVTAGEGTMMAGMKLAEQLRESLPGVRVMNHFGGGNFKKQFKRADKAGAVVALVLGEHEVADSTVVLKDLAGGEQNTYAQAEVAAKIAELI